The Candidatus Kryptonium sp. genome contains a region encoding:
- a CDS encoding FapA family protein, producing the protein MKVKITPDKLRAHLIVESTDELKNIQVDDLVRFINSKGVIYGIKINEIQNLVENPQEGEFLIAEGNPPIDGEDGYISFEFDVSKRTLVRNVKAGEKIATIYPPTSGVDGIGVNGEVLKAKSGKSPNVFLGQNVAFSDSDKSVIVATSDGNLVINEDETIEVTPVIKINGNIDVSFGEVNFVGTIIVSGDIKSGSKVKVGKNLEVYGNIEDAEVEVKGNALIGGGFIGYGKGRLYVHGDASLRYITNQSLIVDGNLTIKREAVNANIVCGGKIIAKDAVIIGGTIMCKGEVEAKSIGGTEYSRTVIIIGRRDKQIEKLKRVTAEIKRLESYLEGIKSEIYALARLKIDWGELPEDQEKQLQNLIKWRDEIPKRLYQLNAMRNNLLDEMKKSGKAKLIVHGTIYKNTCIEINGAREEILFDMKSSIFEEDMGIIVRTKFQEV; encoded by the coding sequence ATGAAAGTCAAAATTACACCTGATAAGCTAAGAGCTCATCTTATTGTTGAATCAACCGATGAGTTGAAAAACATACAAGTTGATGATCTCGTAAGATTTATTAATTCAAAAGGTGTGATTTATGGGATTAAAATTAACGAGATTCAAAATCTAGTTGAGAATCCGCAAGAAGGTGAATTTTTAATTGCGGAGGGGAATCCACCAATTGATGGAGAGGATGGATATATATCTTTTGAATTTGATGTAAGCAAGAGAACCCTTGTTAGAAACGTCAAAGCGGGCGAGAAAATAGCTACAATTTATCCACCAACCTCTGGAGTTGATGGGATTGGGGTAAACGGAGAGGTTTTGAAAGCAAAATCTGGGAAATCGCCAAATGTCTTTTTGGGTCAAAATGTTGCTTTTTCAGATTCAGATAAATCGGTTATAGTTGCAACATCGGATGGGAATCTTGTAATCAATGAGGATGAAACAATTGAAGTTACACCAGTTATTAAAATTAACGGAAACATTGATGTAAGTTTTGGTGAAGTTAATTTTGTTGGGACAATTATAGTTAGTGGGGATATAAAGTCCGGGTCTAAAGTCAAGGTCGGTAAAAATCTTGAAGTTTATGGAAACATTGAAGATGCAGAGGTTGAAGTGAAAGGAAATGCGCTAATAGGTGGTGGATTTATTGGCTATGGGAAAGGACGACTTTATGTGCATGGAGATGCATCATTGCGATATATAACAAATCAAAGTCTCATCGTAGATGGGAATTTGACAATAAAAAGAGAAGCTGTTAACGCTAATATCGTATGCGGTGGGAAAATCATCGCAAAGGATGCCGTAATAATTGGGGGAACAATAATGTGTAAAGGTGAGGTAGAAGCCAAAAGCATAGGTGGAACTGAATATTCAAGGACAGTCATAATCATCGGACGAAGAGATAAACAAATTGAAAAATTAAAAAGGGTTACAGCAGAGATAAAACGGCTTGAATCATATCTTGAGGGAATAAAATCGGAAATATATGCACTTGCAAGATTGAAAATTGATTGGGGAGAATTGCCCGAAGATCAAGAAAAACAACTACAAAATCTAATAAAATGGCGCGATGAGATACCTAAACGACTTTATCAACTTAATGCGATGAGAAATAATTTGCTTGATGAGATGAAAAAATCCGGCAAGGCGAAATTGATAGTTCATGGGACGATATATAAAAACACTTGCATTGAAATAAACGGTGCAAGAGAGGAGATACTTTTTGATATGAAAAGTTCTATCTTTGAAGAGGATATGGGGATAATTGTAAGAACTAAATTTCAAGAAGTATGA
- a CDS encoding protein-glutamate O-methyltransferase CheR produces the protein MLLTQKNTESLKLSDEEFFELRDFISRLAGIFFPNSKKYFIESRVRPRLESLGFKSFADYTRYLKFSSSRANEIEVLFRLITINETYFFRDELQFKVIEEKILPEIIETKPQNGFKNLRIWSAGCSTGEEAYTIAMIFLEKIKPKYPNIRVEIVGTDINSAVLEVAKRGIYKQYSIRLVPENYLRKYFRSQNKDEFQLVDDVKKMVRFEQLNLMDRFQMVMMRNFDLVLLRNVLIYFDENSRREVISMVYDSMNRGAYLVVGCSETLRNLTKAFKLVYFDKMIAYKKE, from the coding sequence ATGTTGTTGACACAAAAAAATACGGAGAGTTTAAAATTAAGCGACGAAGAGTTTTTTGAGTTAAGAGATTTCATCTCACGATTAGCAGGGATATTTTTCCCTAATAGTAAAAAGTATTTCATTGAATCACGAGTTCGTCCAAGACTTGAATCTCTTGGATTTAAAAGTTTTGCGGATTATACGAGATATTTAAAATTTTCCTCGTCCAGGGCAAATGAAATTGAAGTTTTGTTTAGATTGATAACGATAAATGAAACCTATTTTTTCCGAGACGAGCTGCAATTTAAGGTTATTGAGGAGAAAATTTTGCCAGAGATTATAGAGACAAAGCCACAAAATGGTTTCAAAAATTTGCGCATATGGAGCGCGGGATGTTCAACGGGAGAAGAGGCATATACGATCGCAATGATTTTTCTTGAGAAGATCAAGCCCAAATATCCAAACATCAGAGTTGAAATAGTTGGCACGGATATCAACAGCGCTGTTCTTGAAGTTGCAAAAAGGGGAATTTACAAGCAGTATTCAATCAGATTGGTTCCTGAAAATTACTTAAGAAAATACTTTAGATCTCAAAACAAGGATGAGTTCCAGTTAGTTGATGATGTCAAAAAGATGGTTCGCTTTGAACAACTCAATTTGATGGATAGGTTTCAGATGGTTATGATGAGAAATTTTGACCTTGTCTTGTTGAGAAATGTTTTAATTTATTTTGATGAAAATTCAAGGCGTGAGGTTATTTCAATGGTTTATGATTCTATGAACAGAGGGGCTTATCTCGTTGTTGGATGTTCGGAGACATTAAGAAACTTAACGAAGGCATTTAAATTAGTTTACTTTGATAAAATGATCGCTTACAAAAAAGAATAA
- a CDS encoding methyl-accepting chemotaxis protein, with translation MWLIEKLSNLKWRYKTFIGIEIILVGTALVVSLIYTMILGRALEKQFLKRDETIVKNFSNSAIYGILLQDVNQLNQLIDSFYQDDFIKYIAVYDVNGKLLAEKNLDFLNSGEKGLRNFKEDINYSELSTESETILDAQAKVRRGSDLVGYVRFGFSKDEIAETLSKAHMVNLGFVLFAVLLGLVFGYFVVAMFVNPIDKIRRAAEIVAQGNVNIEVDDKCIKRNDEIGILARSFNKMVENIRNSIDQLAMEREIAERARAEAEEARRKTQEQQRYLEVQLQKVLDVVSAVSNGDLTKEAKAERDDEVGNLIKGINKMIFELRSLIREIIDSTSTVANSISQISSSTEEMSIAVQDQAKQIAEIVSAVEQMSRTIVENAHQAEKVAELARESSSFAADGSKAVMETIEQMHRLAEVVRNSAQSVQILGKSSNQIGEIIDVIEDIADQTNLLALNAAIEAARAGEQGRGFAVVADEVRKLAERTMKATKEISGMIKQIQNDTNEVVKIMESGLKVAETGIHLADNANLALKQIVQKASDVANLIGEISRANTEQSKVSEDISKNVESISSIAEQTSAGIHQIAKAVEDLSKLTESLKQMVMRFNIGVEVERESYRSYAQLKGNGI, from the coding sequence ATGTGGTTAATTGAAAAATTAAGTAATCTAAAGTGGCGATATAAAACATTCATCGGAATTGAAATAATACTTGTTGGTACAGCTCTTGTTGTTTCGTTAATCTATACGATGATACTTGGAAGGGCACTTGAGAAGCAATTTTTGAAAAGAGATGAAACGATCGTGAAAAATTTTTCAAACTCAGCAATTTATGGAATTTTGCTTCAAGATGTCAATCAGTTAAATCAATTGATTGATAGCTTCTATCAAGATGATTTTATAAAATATATCGCTGTGTATGATGTCAATGGGAAACTGCTTGCCGAGAAAAATCTTGACTTTTTAAACAGTGGGGAAAAAGGATTAAGAAACTTTAAAGAGGATATAAACTATTCCGAGCTTTCAACGGAGTCGGAAACTATCCTTGATGCCCAAGCAAAAGTTAGGCGTGGTAGTGATTTGGTTGGATATGTTAGATTTGGATTCTCAAAAGACGAAATTGCAGAGACATTATCAAAAGCTCACATGGTAAATTTAGGGTTCGTTTTATTTGCTGTTTTGTTAGGTTTGGTCTTTGGGTATTTTGTGGTTGCTATGTTTGTAAATCCGATTGATAAAATTCGCAGGGCAGCTGAGATTGTAGCACAAGGAAATGTTAATATTGAGGTTGATGATAAATGTATAAAAAGGAATGATGAGATCGGTATTTTAGCCAGATCTTTTAACAAAATGGTTGAAAACATTAGAAATTCTATTGATCAGTTAGCGATGGAACGCGAGATAGCTGAAAGAGCCCGAGCGGAAGCGGAAGAAGCAAGAAGAAAAACACAGGAACAACAGAGATATCTTGAGGTGCAACTTCAGAAAGTTCTTGATGTGGTTAGTGCTGTCTCAAATGGTGATTTAACAAAAGAAGCGAAAGCAGAAAGAGACGACGAGGTTGGAAATCTTATTAAAGGGATAAATAAGATGATTTTTGAGTTGCGATCTTTAATAAGGGAAATAATTGATTCAACAAGCACAGTTGCAAATTCAATATCTCAGATAAGTAGTTCAACTGAGGAAATGTCAATCGCGGTTCAGGATCAGGCGAAACAGATTGCGGAAATCGTTTCAGCAGTTGAACAGATGTCAAGAACAATAGTTGAAAATGCTCATCAGGCTGAAAAAGTGGCGGAGCTTGCTCGTGAAAGCAGTTCGTTTGCAGCTGATGGAAGCAAAGCTGTTATGGAAACAATTGAACAAATGCATCGTCTTGCTGAAGTTGTGAGAAATTCTGCTCAAAGTGTTCAAATACTTGGAAAGAGTAGTAATCAGATAGGGGAAATAATTGATGTAATTGAAGATATAGCGGATCAGACAAATCTTCTTGCTCTTAATGCGGCAATTGAGGCAGCTCGTGCGGGTGAACAAGGACGCGGTTTTGCTGTTGTCGCTGATGAGGTCAGAAAACTAGCTGAAAGGACAATGAAAGCTACAAAAGAGATAAGCGGAATGATTAAGCAAATACAGAATGATACTAATGAAGTCGTGAAAATTATGGAATCAGGTTTAAAGGTTGCTGAGACAGGGATACATCTTGCAGATAACGCAAACCTTGCTCTCAAGCAAATAGTTCAAAAGGCAAGTGATGTTGCGAATTTAATTGGAGAGATCTCACGAGCGAATACAGAACAATCAAAGGTGAGCGAAGATATAAGTAAAAATGTTGAATCAATAAGCTCAATTGCTGAACAGACATCCGCAGGTATTCATCAAATTGCAAAAGCGGTTGAAGATCTAAGCAAACTTACGGAAAGTTTAAAGCAGATGGTTATGCGTTTTAATATCGGTGTGGAAGTAGAAAGAGAAAGTTATAGGAGTTACGCTCAGCTTAAAGGTAATGGTATTTGA
- a CDS encoding response regulator gives MQKVILLVDDDELVRITLKEFLTLLGLVVLEASNGSEGIEKAINNEFHILIADYRMPDMTGIEMIREIYKFKSDFKVIVLTGFTNEIGDDVIKELNILAVLQKPAELGALERLVTQLLSNPKNKKGR, from the coding sequence ATGCAAAAAGTTATTTTATTGGTTGACGATGATGAACTTGTGAGGATAACCCTGAAAGAATTCTTGACATTGCTGGGATTGGTGGTGCTTGAGGCCAGCAATGGATCGGAAGGGATTGAAAAGGCAATCAATAATGAATTTCATATTCTAATTGCCGATTACAGAATGCCAGATATGACAGGAATTGAAATGATTAGAGAAATTTATAAGTTCAAAAGTGATTTCAAGGTAATTGTTCTCACAGGTTTTACGAACGAGATTGGAGATGATGTTATCAAGGAGCTAAATATTTTGGCAGTTTTGCAAAAACCAGCTGAGCTCGGTGCGCTTGAAAGGTTAGTAACTCAACTTTTATCAAATCCAAAAAATAAAAAGGGGAGGTAA
- a CDS encoding protein phosphatase CheZ, whose protein sequence is MGLKSSNVAKQVDVILREIEELKAIFILGQRVIPFLEELFNFVKEVGPMLEEINKSLEESSSKIPRASSQLNTVTKTTEMATTEILDALDEMSLKFGEMKGLITSMRNYYEKQRRLARKIGKHIKNGEFSKVNELWGKYYETLKNCDGFDDVIEKLVEVKQSADNIMIALQFQDITAQQISAINHLIGSVQEKLTHLLEQLENADLKSSGSKNSESQSEAFNPMAEYDRSEIKQKIVDEIIVENNKVTSQEEIDKLFSGEIK, encoded by the coding sequence ATGGGTTTAAAAAGTTCAAATGTTGCAAAACAAGTTGATGTTATTTTAAGAGAGATAGAAGAGCTAAAAGCAATTTTTATCCTTGGACAAAGGGTGATACCATTTCTTGAAGAATTATTTAATTTTGTTAAAGAGGTTGGGCCAATGCTTGAGGAGATAAACAAATCGCTTGAGGAAAGTTCAAGTAAAATTCCAAGGGCTTCAAGTCAGTTAAACACCGTTACGAAAACAACTGAAATGGCAACTACTGAGATACTTGATGCACTTGATGAAATGAGCTTAAAATTTGGTGAGATGAAGGGACTAATAACCTCAATGAGGAACTATTACGAAAAACAAAGAAGACTTGCACGAAAGATCGGAAAACATATCAAAAATGGAGAATTTAGCAAAGTTAACGAGCTATGGGGGAAATATTATGAGACATTGAAAAATTGTGACGGCTTTGATGATGTAATTGAAAAGCTAGTAGAGGTTAAGCAAAGCGCAGACAACATAATGATCGCCCTTCAATTTCAAGATATAACTGCACAACAGATTTCAGCTATAAACCATTTAATCGGCTCTGTGCAAGAGAAACTGACACATCTGCTTGAACAACTTGAGAATGCTGATTTGAAAAGTTCTGGATCAAAAAATTCAGAATCCCAAAGCGAGGCGTTTAATCCAATGGCAGAATATGATAGATCCGAGATCAAACAAAAGATTGTTGATGAAATTATAGTTGAAAACAATAAAGTTACTTCACAGGAAGAAATTGACAAACTTTTCAGTGGAGAAATAAAATAA
- a CDS encoding response regulator: MPKIILVVDDSPTIRKFVSLALENIGYKVLTASDGMEVFEILAKVETIDLIITDINMPNLDGFELIKSLRSDERFKDVPIIILSSLSDGESIDTGLKLGANSYLIKPFNVKRVQYEVSKYLN; encoded by the coding sequence ATGCCGAAGATAATACTTGTGGTTGATGATTCGCCAACAATAAGGAAATTTGTCTCGCTTGCACTTGAAAACATAGGTTATAAGGTTTTAACTGCATCTGATGGGATGGAAGTTTTTGAGATCTTGGCAAAAGTTGAAACGATTGATCTTATAATTACGGATATAAACATGCCCAACCTTGATGGATTTGAATTGATAAAATCTTTGCGCTCGGATGAAAGATTTAAAGATGTGCCGATAATAATATTGTCATCGCTCTCGGATGGCGAAAGTATTGATACAGGATTGAAACTTGGCGCAAATTCTTATTTAATTAAACCATTCAATGTTAAAAGAGTTCAATACGAGGTTTCAAAATATCTAAACTAA
- a CDS encoding chemotaxis protein CheW, which translates to MNLQRDIVNMENPKEILQVVSFKIGNEEFGVDILKVREINRLVQITRLPNTPNFIEGVMNLRGKVIPVINLRKRLGLGEKNYDKDIRIIVVELNDKTVGFIVDSVSEVLRLSKSIIEPPPELISGIDTEYITGIAKLEDKLLLLLDLEKILTADEKETLKEVYAQANESQNYT; encoded by the coding sequence ATGAACTTACAACGAGATATCGTAAATATGGAAAATCCCAAAGAGATACTTCAGGTTGTAAGCTTCAAAATTGGGAACGAAGAATTTGGTGTAGATATCCTCAAGGTTCGGGAGATAAATCGCCTCGTTCAAATAACACGACTTCCAAACACGCCGAATTTTATTGAAGGAGTTATGAACTTGCGAGGCAAAGTTATCCCAGTTATAAATTTGAGAAAAAGGCTTGGGCTTGGTGAAAAGAATTACGATAAAGACATAAGGATAATTGTCGTGGAGTTAAACGACAAAACAGTTGGGTTTATTGTTGATAGCGTAAGTGAGGTTTTAAGACTTTCAAAAAGCATAATTGAACCACCACCAGAACTTATCTCTGGAATTGACACCGAATATATAACCGGGATCGCTAAACTTGAAGATAAACTTTTACTTCTTCTTGATCTTGAAAAAATCTTAACAGCTGATGAAAAGGAAACTTTAAAAGAAGTTTACGCACAAGCAAATGAAAGTCAAAATTACACCTGA
- a CDS encoding HEAT repeat domain-containing protein, whose product MSKAYETITAGLNSFDPDERRLSVEASVKFGDREEIVDKLLELLNDEDKGVRDAVANSIVSIANEFETSKKRIISQICKLILRKDVGFRNFLVEIILRIGKDAIPDIKQLANHEDKDVRKIAIDIIGFIGDEDSVDFLMEKLGDPDPNVITSAIEAIGNIGDDRAIEVLLDSFSKFEFAQIQIIESLGKIGEKSKNKKLICDFLIEIFRKSEEPILKSAIVEALGKAGDESYADFLMGLVHDKNIAIQKMAVISLIEVCARANCKFNANKYFFKSFFKRAVEIFFETDDLKFKTNFLDFISKWIEFNEVKGLIIALADQNEPIFEKVAEIISVNAKELIKFSLENEVKPENFISLVESAFLNANKIFEDVEFKRAVVDKLSELFEIVDMDMKVVILNLLSSLDAVEYDKNFQKVQDDPVFKLYFGMA is encoded by the coding sequence ATGAGCAAAGCTTATGAAACAATTACTGCGGGTTTAAATTCATTTGATCCTGACGAAAGGAGGCTATCGGTTGAAGCAAGTGTTAAGTTTGGTGATAGGGAAGAAATAGTTGATAAATTGCTTGAACTTTTAAACGACGAAGATAAGGGAGTCCGCGACGCTGTTGCCAATTCAATTGTCTCAATTGCAAATGAGTTTGAAACTTCAAAGAAGAGAATCATAAGTCAAATTTGCAAACTGATCCTCCGCAAAGATGTTGGCTTTAGAAATTTCTTGGTTGAGATTATTTTGAGAATTGGAAAGGACGCCATCCCAGATATTAAGCAACTTGCAAACCATGAGGATAAAGATGTCAGAAAAATTGCTATTGATATTATTGGATTTATAGGAGATGAAGACTCCGTTGATTTTTTAATGGAAAAATTAGGTGATCCTGACCCAAATGTTATAACATCAGCGATTGAAGCAATTGGTAACATCGGAGATGACAGGGCAATTGAAGTTTTGCTTGATTCTTTCTCAAAGTTTGAATTCGCACAGATTCAAATTATTGAGTCGCTTGGGAAAATTGGTGAGAAATCCAAGAATAAAAAACTTATATGCGATTTTTTGATTGAGATATTTAGAAAGTCCGAAGAACCTATTTTAAAAAGTGCTATTGTGGAAGCTCTTGGCAAAGCTGGAGACGAAAGCTATGCCGATTTTTTGATGGGGTTAGTGCATGATAAGAATATAGCTATTCAAAAAATGGCTGTAATTTCACTTATTGAAGTTTGCGCAAGGGCAAATTGCAAATTCAACGCAAACAAGTATTTTTTCAAATCATTTTTCAAGCGAGCTGTTGAGATCTTTTTTGAAACGGATGATCTCAAATTTAAAACTAATTTTTTGGACTTTATTTCAAAATGGATTGAATTTAACGAGGTTAAAGGTTTAATAATTGCGCTTGCTGATCAAAATGAGCCGATATTTGAAAAAGTAGCTGAGATCATCAGTGTCAACGCAAAAGAGCTTATCAAATTTTCACTTGAAAATGAGGTTAAACCTGAAAACTTTATTAGTTTAGTTGAGTCTGCATTTTTAAATGCGAATAAAATCTTTGAAGATGTTGAATTCAAAAGGGCAGTGGTAGATAAATTATCGGAATTGTTTGAAATAGTTGATATGGATATGAAAGTTGTAATCTTAAATCTCCTTTCATCGCTTGATGCAGTTGAATATGACAAGAATTTTCAAAAGGTTCAAGATGACCCAGTTTTTAAGCTGTATTTCGGAATGGCATAA
- a CDS encoding biopolymer transporter ExbD, whose amino-acid sequence MKFETRNKPLTIFTFASLTDIILQLLIFFLLTSSFITQSGIRIQLPVSETREQISDRHIIITLTAGNEIYVFAEKVLKENLSLKLKEIAGEKTDKLVVLRADKNVPIQEVIDVMDIAKSSGLTRFVVATQVK is encoded by the coding sequence ATGAAATTTGAAACGAGAAATAAGCCACTTACAATTTTCACTTTTGCATCTCTTACGGATATAATTTTGCAGTTGTTGATCTTTTTTCTTTTAACATCTTCTTTCATAACTCAATCTGGAATAAGAATTCAATTGCCTGTTTCTGAAACGCGCGAGCAAATTAGCGATAGACACATAATAATCACATTGACAGCGGGAAATGAGATCTATGTTTTTGCTGAAAAAGTTTTAAAGGAAAATCTATCTTTAAAGCTAAAAGAGATTGCGGGTGAAAAAACAGATAAACTCGTCGTCCTTCGTGCCGATAAGAATGTCCCAATTCAGGAAGTAATTGATGTAATGGATATTGCGAAATCATCCGGCTTAACAAGATTTGTCGTTGCAACACAAGTAAAATGA
- a CDS encoding MotA/TolQ/ExbB proton channel family protein, with product MRILDLYIKGGLVMHLISITLILMIYVIIEKFLTIKKAKANVKEFIISIKGLIKSGNIPEIIDYCNTHNTPISRIFKQGLLKYGFGDAKVREAIEMAGRTEVFNLEKRLSILATIAGVAPLLGFLGTVAGMINAFMTIQALGGIVSPSDLAGGIWEALLTTAYGLIVGIPAYGFYNYFVTKINRLVHEIEIATTEFIDILSSEEFKNQVKSEK from the coding sequence ATGAGAATACTTGACCTTTACATTAAAGGTGGATTAGTAATGCACCTAATCTCAATCACGCTCATTCTTATGATCTATGTCATCATTGAAAAGTTTCTAACAATCAAAAAAGCAAAGGCAAATGTAAAAGAGTTCATAATAAGTATCAAAGGACTCATCAAATCTGGAAACATACCAGAGATAATAGATTACTGCAACACTCATAACACTCCAATTTCAAGGATATTTAAACAGGGTCTGTTAAAGTACGGCTTTGGGGATGCGAAAGTTCGGGAAGCGATAGAGATGGCTGGAAGAACGGAGGTTTTTAACCTTGAGAAAAGATTAAGCATACTTGCGACAATAGCTGGGGTTGCGCCTTTGCTTGGATTCCTTGGGACAGTTGCAGGAATGATAAATGCCTTTATGACAATCCAAGCGCTTGGCGGTATCGTCTCTCCTTCTGATCTTGCTGGTGGAATATGGGAAGCGCTACTTACCACAGCTTACGGCTTGATAGTTGGCATCCCAGCTTATGGATTTTATAATTACTTTGTCACGAAAATTAATCGCCTTGTCCATGAAATTGAAATTGCAACAACTGAATTTATAGACATCCTGAGTTCAGAAGAATTCAAAAATCAGGTTAAGTCGGAGAAATGA
- the bcp gene encoding thioredoxin-dependent thiol peroxidase encodes MAKSKKTKTTKTKNRSTTKTNELKIGQKAPDFTLPSDTGEKISLKDFRGKKVVLYFYPKDDTPGCTKEACSFRDNINLILERGAVVIGVSADSVDSHKKFKEKYNLNFPLLSDEKHKVLEKYGVWKEKSLYGKKFMGIERTTFIIDEQGKIAHIFRKVKVDGHTEEVLKKLDELSQKVTV; translated from the coding sequence ATGGCAAAATCTAAAAAAACTAAGACAACAAAAACTAAAAATAGATCTACTACAAAAACAAACGAACTAAAAATTGGGCAAAAAGCTCCAGATTTTACACTTCCCTCTGATACAGGAGAAAAAATCTCATTAAAAGATTTTCGCGGTAAAAAAGTTGTTCTGTATTTTTATCCGAAAGATGATACACCAGGATGCACAAAAGAAGCTTGTTCATTCAGAGACAATATAAATCTGATACTTGAAAGAGGAGCTGTTGTTATAGGCGTTAGCGCCGATAGCGTGGACTCACATAAAAAATTCAAAGAAAAATATAACCTTAATTTTCCGCTTTTGAGCGACGAAAAACACAAAGTTCTTGAAAAATATGGTGTCTGGAAAGAGAAAAGCCTTTACGGCAAAAAGTTTATGGGTATTGAAAGGACAACTTTCATAATTGATGAACAGGGGAAAATTGCACATATATTTAGAAAAGTTAAGGTTGATGGACACACCGAAGAAGTTCTAAAGAAACTTGATGAATTATCGCAAAAAGTCACAGTGTAA
- a CDS encoding chemotaxis response regulator CheY, which translates to MEDGKIKFLVVDDSPTMRRIVINALKNIGYTDIVEAEDGKDALAKLYAEKIDFIITDWNMPNMTGLELTKAVRSNPDFANIPILMVTTRGMKEDVLEALQARVNNYIVKPFTPQVLKEKIEQILKTL; encoded by the coding sequence ATGGAGGACGGAAAAATAAAATTCCTCGTCGTTGATGATTCACCAACAATGCGAAGGATCGTCATAAATGCTTTAAAGAATATCGGATATACTGATATCGTTGAGGCTGAAGATGGCAAAGATGCGCTTGCAAAACTTTACGCTGAAAAAATTGATTTCATAATAACTGACTGGAACATGCCAAACATGACTGGGCTTGAGCTTACGAAGGCAGTTCGTTCAAATCCAGATTTTGCTAACATTCCAATTTTGATGGTCACGACTCGCGGGATGAAAGAGGATGTCCTTGAGGCGCTTCAAGCAAGAGTAAATAACTACATAGTTAAACCCTTTACACCGCAAGTTTTGAAGGAAAAAATTGAGCAAATTTTGAAAACACTTTAA